From the Neobacillus sp. PS3-34 genome, the window TTCATTATATTAATAAATAAGTCGGAATTCATCAAAAGGTAGCGAATTAATGCGTTATAGACAAAAAAGGATGAAATATGAATCCAGAATACTCAGGGGTCTTGACTTCTTTAAACACAAGGGTCTTATGGATGTAATCAACGCAAAAGGCAGTGAAGTAGAGCTCTTTTCCATGTTTGAGAATTTCCCATTATCAAGAGCGCTTCCAATTATAGCTATTTTTCTTATTAGTACATTCTTTATTACATCCGCCGATTCAGCAACCTTTGTACTTGGCATGCAGACAATAAACGGAGATTTAAATCCTTCCAACAAAATAAAACTTGTCCGGGGATTGATTCAATCTGGTACAGCAGCCATTCTGTTATGGACAGGAGGGATGAAGGCCCTTCAAAGGGCATCTATAAAAGCAGCTTTTCCATTTACGATTGTCATGATATTAATCGTATTTTCACTTATTAAATCATTGAGGAAAGATAGATTTGTTACCGGGAAGTAATCTTTTTTATCCCCCTTTTTAAAAAGGGGGACTTTCTTTTTGGACTGCAGTATTTTTACCTTGAGACACATCTGCGTTTTTATCCTGACTGCAGGAAGTTAATAAAAAATGTGAACTTAGTAGTATTGCTGCTCTTTTCATATAAAATTCCTCCATTTTTTGTTTAATCTACTCTATTTTTTACCTACCCTAGTTTAAACTTGATTAACGTTAAAGTTAGAAGAGATTTTATTGTACAAATTTAGAGGATTTCGCGAATTAGAAGGAAAAAAAATTAGATTGTTTTTAATATTAATCAGGGATTTATTAACCCAAATGGAAGATATGCTCCTTCCAATTATTTTTCTAATGTTACAAATGGGGTAACGGAAAAATATAATAATTATTTTGGAGGGAAGTTTGTTGGAAACCATTTCTTATATCGCTATAATTATTGGAATTTTGTCAGCGATTGTTATTCTTTTAGATGTTTTCATTAACCCACAGCAAATGAAAATCATGAATATCGTTTGGCCAATAAATGGCCTATATTTAGGACCCTTTGGAATTTGGGCATACTGGAAAATAGGAAGAGAAAAAAAGAAACAGCATTCGGGGGAAACCTCTAAT encodes:
- a CDS encoding BCCT family transporter → MRYRQKRMKYESRILRGLDFFKHKGLMDVINAKGSEVELFSMFENFPLSRALPIIAIFLISTFFITSADSATFVLGMQTINGDLNPSNKIKLVRGLIQSGTAAILLWTGGMKALQRASIKAAFPFTIVMILIVFSLIKSLRKDRFVTGK